A window of the bacterium genome harbors these coding sequences:
- the recF gene encoding DNA replication and repair protein RecF (All proteins in this family for which functions are known are DNA-binding proteins that assist the filamentation of RecA onto DNA for the initiation of recombination or recombinational repair.), whose amino-acid sequence MLSCPVLIERIRLRDYRNLAKVDITPAKGVNLVFGANAQGKTNFLDALHLATYLKSARAAREREVVREGAEIARCEVHLTRADGGLHRLVVAVSRGKKFVKLDGNPVTRFEDAIGILSAHFFFPGDLSLVKGDPALRRETLDLEVLKAVPSSVRIYSDYRRALLHRNALLRRIQSGDAKASAELAPWNERLIASGVEIVRMRRNLLARIVPHFLDHYSKISDNPEPVGLHYIATISDGKSDARDRLRKDFAEKLADGRAKETELGYTVAGPHRDELLFSLGRHTLRQFGSQGQQRSAVLALKIALCDVARELSGEDPVLCLDDALSELDDARKAHLLAALKHRTQAFITLASEKELGLVRGMAAAVWTVKNGNFDGGGK is encoded by the coding sequence ATGCTATCATGCCCCGTGTTAATCGAGCGCATCCGGCTCCGCGACTACCGCAATCTGGCGAAGGTTGATATTACGCCCGCGAAGGGCGTAAACCTTGTGTTCGGCGCGAACGCGCAGGGCAAAACCAACTTTTTGGACGCCCTTCACCTCGCGACGTATCTCAAAAGCGCGCGCGCGGCGCGCGAGCGCGAAGTTGTGCGCGAAGGCGCCGAAATTGCGCGCTGCGAAGTGCACCTGACGCGCGCGGACGGAGGCCTGCACAGGCTTGTCGTCGCGGTATCGCGCGGCAAGAAGTTCGTCAAGCTGGACGGCAATCCGGTGACCCGGTTCGAGGACGCGATAGGAATCCTTTCCGCGCATTTTTTTTTCCCGGGCGATTTGTCGCTTGTCAAAGGCGACCCCGCGCTGCGCCGCGAGACGCTCGATCTGGAAGTGCTCAAGGCCGTCCCGTCATCCGTGCGGATTTATTCCGATTACCGCAGGGCTCTGCTACACCGCAACGCGCTCCTGCGCCGGATTCAAAGCGGCGACGCGAAAGCATCGGCGGAGCTTGCCCCGTGGAACGAGCGACTGATCGCGTCTGGAGTTGAAATCGTCCGGATGCGGCGCAATCTTCTGGCGCGAATCGTCCCGCACTTCCTGGATCATTATTCGAAAATATCGGATAATCCGGAGCCGGTTGGTCTTCACTACATTGCGACGATATCCGACGGAAAATCGGACGCTCGCGACAGGCTGCGGAAAGACTTCGCGGAGAAGCTGGCGGACGGGCGCGCGAAGGAAACCGAACTCGGATACACTGTCGCCGGCCCCCACCGTGACGAGCTTTTGTTTTCGCTGGGCAGGCACACGCTGCGCCAGTTCGGCAGCCAGGGCCAGCAGCGCAGCGCGGTGCTCGCGCTAAAGATCGCGCTATGCGACGTGGCGCGCGAGCTTTCGGGCGAAGATCCGGTGCTGTGCCTGGACGACGCGCTTTCCGAGCTTGACGACGCGCGAAAGGCGCATCTTTTGGCGGCACTGAAGCATCGCACGCAGGCGTTTATAACGCTCGCAAGCGAAAAGGAACTGGGGCTGGTGCGCGGCATGGCCGCCGCGGTGTGGACGGTGAAAAATGGGAATTTTGATGGGGGAGGAAAGTAA
- a CDS encoding FAD-dependent oxidoreductase — protein sequence MNSPNSKPCVLVAGGGVAGVIAAVAAARAGASVVLAEAHSYLGGMANQALVQPYQTFHSPRGQVIRGIPQKYIEALVAAGGSLGHLLDPLGFAATVTPVDDEIARRVMKEMLAEEGVETRLSTAVAEIKIEAGKICGAKLSALDESQFPPGLPFGHWEKETLPEVSEEWFDVDAVVDATGSARIARMCGVPCELSDARQPMSWLFALAGVDLGAVSRHVWSHPEDFVLSDDPRAREQHYIGVSGFFSLVNEAKERGEWTLPRDRLLFFGTPREGEVMINTTRIPHDFGSDREIAMEGLRQIEFLLDFFRERVPGFGECFISRKADRLGVRESYRINGPYVLTRDDVVGGRKFPDTIALGAFPIDIHAARGGDLIAEKVGARGHYDIPLACLLTNEMDNLVMAGRHISVTHEAFASTRVMPTSMAVGQAAGTAAALIAAGTRPAAGIAQGEGLGSKVAAGSRAGATPGEIREYHAFYAALRELLIAEGAVVDDKQVGW from the coding sequence TTGAATTCCCCGAACAGCAAGCCTTGCGTTCTCGTCGCGGGGGGGGGCGTCGCGGGCGTTATCGCCGCGGTTGCGGCGGCCCGCGCGGGGGCGAGCGTGGTGCTGGCGGAAGCGCATTCCTATTTGGGCGGAATGGCCAACCAGGCGCTCGTGCAGCCGTACCAGACTTTTCATTCGCCGCGGGGACAGGTTATCCGCGGCATCCCGCAGAAATACATCGAGGCATTGGTCGCGGCGGGCGGATCGCTGGGTCATTTGCTCGATCCGCTGGGATTCGCGGCGACGGTGACGCCCGTTGACGACGAAATCGCGCGCCGCGTGATGAAGGAGATGCTCGCGGAGGAAGGCGTCGAGACAAGGCTTTCGACCGCGGTCGCCGAGATCAAAATCGAGGCGGGAAAAATATGCGGTGCGAAGCTTTCCGCGCTGGACGAATCGCAATTTCCGCCGGGTCTGCCGTTCGGCCACTGGGAAAAGGAAACGCTGCCTGAAGTATCGGAGGAATGGTTCGACGTGGACGCGGTCGTGGACGCGACGGGCAGCGCAAGGATCGCGCGGATGTGCGGCGTGCCTTGCGAGCTGTCGGATGCGCGCCAGCCGATGAGCTGGCTCTTCGCGCTCGCGGGCGTGGATTTGGGCGCGGTGAGCCGCCATGTTTGGTCGCATCCGGAGGATTTCGTTCTGTCGGACGATCCGCGGGCGCGCGAGCAGCATTACATCGGCGTGTCGGGATTCTTCTCGCTCGTGAACGAGGCGAAGGAACGCGGCGAGTGGACGCTGCCGCGCGACCGGCTGCTGTTTTTCGGGACGCCGCGCGAGGGCGAAGTGATGATAAACACGACGCGCATCCCGCACGATTTTGGAAGCGACCGTGAAATCGCGATGGAAGGGCTGCGCCAGATCGAATTCCTGCTGGATTTCTTCCGCGAGCGCGTTCCGGGATTCGGGGAATGCTTCATCTCGCGCAAGGCGGACAGGCTGGGCGTACGCGAGAGCTACCGGATAAACGGGCCGTACGTGTTGACGCGGGATGACGTTGTGGGCGGGCGAAAGTTTCCTGATACCATCGCGCTGGGCGCGTTCCCGATAGACATTCACGCCGCGAGGGGGGGGGACTTGATCGCGGAAAAGGTCGGCGCGCGCGGCCACTACGACATTCCGCTCGCGTGTTTGCTGACGAACGAGATGGATAATCTGGTGATGGCCGGGCGGCACATCAGCGTCACGCACGAGGCGTTCGCGTCGACGCGGGTGATGCCCACATCGATGGCCGTCGGCCAGGCCGCGGGCACGGCCGCGGCGCTGATCGCGGCGGGGACGCGGCCAGCCGCGGGGATAGCTCAAGGCGAAGGCCTTGGTTCGAAAGTTGCCGCGGGATCGCGCGCGGGCGCGACGCCGGGAGAGATACGGGAATATCACGCGTTCTACGCCGCGCTGCGCGAGCTGTTAATCGCGGAAGGCGCGGTTGTGGATGACAAGCAAGTGGGGTGGTAA
- a CDS encoding DUF4127 family protein, with protein sequence MRTSAPVSTVEETAPAEAAPLSDPMQESILKRQILPQIALVPLDSRPCNWLYPLRLADIAGVRLHVPPLEFLGWRDRAGDPGELFDWMDALPKETEALLVSLDALLYGGLVQSRTPDEAIKPPEEIADFLARFLAARPGCKLHCFKSVPRLGKTVLSAADLKSHEALRARTLTGAPVAGEGDAEAAAAEDIEWQNHQIARSRNQNDHAGLLAALLPHATSWVIAIEDNHPDGPQNREVKELLSELPRELDKKVTVVNGCDEQGMVMLARHLRDKIEGRLPVGIWWTYPDSIDKIANFEGVPVGTNLARFMEHLRLSPIEAEFATWSKDAAVIVDTAPEVVKKREAALLVINNFEEEQKDHLKGGSPQAYRPYEGEGPMPWLLPVLLLDSLDIYIADIAWCNGGDPAMDSVLSQGNGNFLAGYSGWNTAGNTIGKALAHIVARAYRAASDPVGTVSTEASWAHERFKFESLLSDRWFPQIVRPRLWKMVLDAGGDPWHFGLYTVEMVEKGCEDLRKPVRGAWDQRHRGNYLRRGISVPKALLPEINFPWNRLFEVDIRIYHDDAFDAELYAGSPVK encoded by the coding sequence ATGAGGACGAGCGCACCCGTTTCAACCGTTGAAGAAACCGCGCCTGCCGAGGCCGCGCCGCTGTCCGACCCGATGCAGGAATCAATACTGAAGCGGCAGATCCTGCCGCAGATAGCGCTCGTGCCGCTTGATTCACGGCCATGCAACTGGCTTTATCCGCTGCGGCTGGCCGACATCGCGGGAGTGAGGCTTCACGTCCCGCCGCTTGAATTCCTGGGGTGGCGCGACCGCGCCGGCGACCCTGGCGAGCTTTTCGACTGGATGGACGCGCTTCCGAAGGAAACCGAGGCGCTGCTCGTGTCGCTCGACGCGCTGCTGTACGGCGGGCTTGTGCAGAGCCGAACGCCGGATGAGGCGATCAAGCCGCCGGAGGAAATCGCGGATTTTCTGGCTAGGTTCCTGGCGGCGAGGCCCGGATGCAAACTTCATTGCTTCAAATCGGTGCCGCGGCTGGGAAAAACGGTGCTATCCGCGGCCGACCTGAAATCGCATGAGGCGCTGCGCGCCCGCACGCTCACCGGCGCGCCCGTCGCGGGCGAGGGCGACGCGGAAGCTGCCGCCGCCGAAGACATCGAATGGCAGAACCACCAAATCGCGCGCTCGCGCAACCAGAACGATCATGCGGGGCTTTTGGCCGCGCTTTTGCCGCATGCGACGTCATGGGTTATCGCGATCGAGGACAACCATCCGGACGGCCCGCAGAACCGCGAGGTCAAGGAGCTTCTGTCCGAGCTTCCGCGCGAGCTGGACAAAAAGGTGACCGTCGTCAACGGATGCGACGAGCAGGGAATGGTGATGCTGGCGCGCCATCTGCGCGACAAGATCGAAGGCAGGCTGCCCGTCGGAATATGGTGGACGTATCCCGACTCCATAGACAAGATTGCGAATTTTGAAGGCGTGCCGGTCGGAACAAACCTGGCTCGGTTCATGGAGCACCTGCGGCTGTCGCCGATTGAGGCGGAGTTCGCGACGTGGTCGAAGGACGCGGCCGTAATAGTGGACACCGCGCCGGAGGTTGTAAAAAAGCGCGAGGCAGCGCTTTTGGTAATCAACAATTTCGAAGAAGAGCAGAAAGACCACCTGAAGGGAGGCTCGCCACAGGCTTACCGGCCTTACGAAGGCGAAGGCCCGATGCCGTGGCTTCTGCCCGTCCTCCTGCTCGACTCGCTAGACATATACATCGCGGACATCGCATGGTGCAACGGGGGGGATCCCGCGATGGACAGCGTGCTTTCGCAGGGAAACGGCAATTTCCTTGCCGGGTACTCCGGATGGAACACTGCCGGCAATACCATCGGCAAGGCTTTGGCGCACATCGTCGCGCGCGCGTACCGCGCAGCCAGCGACCCGGTGGGCACGGTTTCGACCGAGGCCAGCTGGGCGCACGAGCGGTTCAAGTTCGAATCGCTCCTTTCCGACCGCTGGTTCCCGCAGATAGTGCGGCCGCGCCTTTGGAAAATGGTGCTGGACGCGGGCGGCGATCCGTGGCACTTCGGGCTGTACACGGTGGAAATGGTCGAGAAGGGCTGCGAGGATCTGCGCAAGCCCGTGCGCGGCGCATGGGATCAGCGCCACCGGGGCAACTACCTGCGCCGCGGGATAAGCGTGCCAAAGGCGCTCTTGCCAGAAATCAACTTCCCCTGGAACCGGCTGTTCGAGGTGGACATCCGCATCTATCACGACGACGCGTTCGACGCCGAGCTTTACGCCGGCTCCCCGGTCAAATAG
- the kdsA gene encoding 3-deoxy-8-phosphooctulonate synthase gives MSETLITNHTITRLGFPIGWGHPLALIAGPCVIESRDLCFEVAGRMKEICGSLGVPYIFKASFDKANRTSVAGYRGVGMIDGLSVLSDIRRSLEVPVLTDVHEASQVSEVAPAVDILQIPAFLCRQTDLLLAVGASGQVVNVKKGQFLAPWDMAQVVAKIKSTGNEDVIVTERGSSFGYNRLVVDMRSLEIMRETGCPVCFDATHSVQEPGGKGSASGGDRRFVPGLSRAAAAVGVSALFWEVHPDPDNAMSDGPNMLRLEDVAEVLAGIVGIDRMVKGNAG, from the coding sequence ATGTCAGAGACATTAATTACGAACCACACAATCACGCGCCTCGGATTCCCCATCGGATGGGGGCATCCCCTCGCGCTCATCGCCGGGCCGTGCGTCATCGAAAGCCGCGACCTGTGCTTCGAGGTCGCGGGCCGGATGAAGGAAATCTGCGGCTCGCTCGGCGTCCCCTACATCTTCAAGGCCAGCTTCGACAAGGCCAACCGCACAAGCGTCGCGGGCTACCGCGGCGTCGGCATGATCGACGGGCTGTCGGTGCTGTCTGACATCAGGCGCTCTCTTGAAGTTCCGGTATTGACCGACGTGCACGAGGCGTCGCAGGTTTCCGAAGTCGCGCCCGCGGTGGACATCCTGCAAATCCCCGCGTTCCTCTGCCGCCAGACCGATTTGCTTTTGGCGGTGGGCGCAAGCGGGCAGGTTGTGAACGTCAAGAAGGGGCAGTTCCTTGCGCCCTGGGATATGGCGCAGGTTGTCGCGAAGATCAAATCCACTGGAAACGAGGATGTGATCGTCACCGAGCGCGGATCGAGCTTCGGCTACAACCGCCTCGTCGTGGACATGCGCTCGCTCGAAATAATGCGGGAGACGGGATGCCCGGTTTGCTTCGACGCGACGCACAGCGTGCAGGAGCCTGGCGGCAAAGGCAGCGCGTCGGGCGGCGACCGGCGGTTCGTGCCCGGATTATCGCGCGCCGCGGCGGCGGTGGGCGTGAGCGCGCTCTTCTGGGAAGTACATCCCGACCCGGATAACGCGATGAGCGACGGCCCGAACATGCTTCGGCTGGAAGACGTGGCGGAGGTGCTTGCGGGGATCGTCGGGATAGACCGGATGGTGAAAGGGAACGCGGGGTAG